A stretch of Macadamia integrifolia cultivar HAES 741 chromosome 7, SCU_Mint_v3, whole genome shotgun sequence DNA encodes these proteins:
- the LOC122083503 gene encoding NADP-dependent D-sorbitol-6-phosphate dehydrogenase-like — MAIALNNGFKMPIIGLGVWRVEGKSIKDLITTAIKMGYRHFDCAAEYKNEAEVGEAFKEAFQSGLVEREDLFITTKLWNSDHGHVLEACKDSMKKLQLEYLDLYLVHFPVATKHTGVGTTSSALDKDGVLEIDTTISLETTWHAMEELVSLGLVRSIGISNFDIFLTRDCLAYSKVKPAVNQIETHPYFQRESLVNFCQNHGISITAHTPLGGAAANTEMFGSVSCLDDPVIKGLGEKYKKTVAQVVLRWSIQRNTVIIPKSSKVERLQENFDVFDFELTNEDMKLINGVDRKYRTNQPAKFWGIDLYA, encoded by the exons ATGGCGATTGCTCTTAACAATGGGTTCAAGATGCCCATAATCGGTCTCGGTGTTTGGAGGGTTGAAGGGAAGTCCATCAAAGACCTTATTACCACCGCCATTAAAATGGGGTATCGTCATTTTGACTGCGCTG CTGAGTACAAGAATGAAGCAGAAGTTGGGGAGGCATTTAAGGAAGCATTTCAGAGTGGCCTTGTTGAAAGGGAGGACCTTTTCATCACCACCAAG CTTTGGAATTCAGATCATGGACATGTTCTTGAGGCCTGTAAAGACAGCATGAAGAAACTTCAGCTAGAATATCTTGATTTATACCTTGTTCACTTCCCTGTAGCCACAAAGCATACTG GAGTTGGTACAACCAGCAGTGCTCTGGATAAAGATGGTGTGCTGGAAATAGACACTACCATTTCCCTGGAGACTACCTGGCATGCTATGGAAGAGCTGGTTTCCCTGGGTTTGGTTCGGAGCATTGGTATCAG TAACTTTGACATCTTTCTTACAAGAGATTGCTTAGCCTACTCAAAAGTGAAGCCTGCAGTGAATCAAATTGAGACGCACCCCTACTTCCAGCGCGAATCTCTCGTCAACTTCTGTCAAAATCATGGCATAAGTATTACAGCACACACTCCTCTTGGCGGTGCTGCTGCCAACACTGAAATGTTTGGTTCAGTTTCTTGTTTGGATGACCCAGTCATCAAG GGTCTGGGTGAAAAGTATAAGAAAACTGTGGCTCAGGTGGTTCTCCGATGGAGTATCCAGAGGAACACTGTTATCATCCCAAAGTCATCAAAAGTAGAGAGGTTGCAAGAGAATTTTGACGTGTTTGATTTTGAACTGACCAATGAGGACATGAAGTTAATAAATGGTGTGGATCGGAAATATAGGACTAATCAACCAGCCAAGTTTTGGGGCATAGATCTTTATGCATAA